A genomic stretch from Alteribacter keqinensis includes:
- a CDS encoding DEAD/DEAH box helicase produces the protein MKPGIYEEIISQKLQRELTDTSVDFDIGRMPLDVEEARKVLSSYISTVTRKALKHVREQEQDDNHALLKQIKTCNEVIDLLSERLDEEEFESLRIAEEGEVLTHVYLKLNTTRSIKKQSIVRPVTPISESSLFTGSSYEPNMLGELKKEILSSDSIDMLVSFIKWSGLRIILDELKTFTENGGSLRVITTSYMEATDYKAIQELSRLSNTDIRISYDVKRTRLHAKAYHFKRVTGFSTAYIGSSNLSNPALTSGLEWNLKITEKDSFDVLKKCEATFESYWNDREFKAFHHENKEDQKTLKLALEKCTSVAESAVQYLFDIQPYYYQKEILEKLHVEREVHHRYKNLLVAATGVGKTVISAFDYKRYRKLTNGPAKLLFVAHREEILKQSLATFRTILRETDFGDMLTGSHHPASFDHLFVSIQSLNSKELHQHITHDFYDMIIVDEFHHAAADSYQTLLTHFKPDILLGLTATPERMDGKSILPYFDHHIAAEMRLTEAINQKLLSPFQYFCVTDTVDISDLKWSRGGYDTKALEHVYTSNDLRSSQIIKSLQKYVTDVRDVKGMGFCVSITHAEYMADFFTKSGIHSIALHGGSKHQVRSEAQRMLVSGKIHFIFVIDLYNEGVDIPEINTILFLRPTESLTVFLQQLGRGLRLHEDKECLTVLDFVGQAHLNYSYEEKLRALIGNSKHSVQHYVENGFFNLPKGCFVQLEKQAKEYILRNIRSSTNTKGNLISKLKTFEQDTGRPVTLNNVLTHYHLDLYDFYGGNKDRSFLRLSAEAELIDDFYYEKEKWLTSRLPNLLHLNSQKLLAFLRKYIKDRQIESKEQELMLNMFYYSFYQRHPEKEGFSSIHEGTEKILEHPGFVYEIEQILAVLYDNLETIELESNFQFPCPLQVHSQYSTAQILAGFDFYSEEKSPAFREGVKHFKDKDLDIFFITLNKSEKDFSPSTLYEDYAINEKLFHWQTQSRVSEESPTSQRYIHHRKNGSKIALFVREYKKVKGSIASPFIFLGTAKYIKHSGSKPMSIVWELDEEMPAYLVPKANKNIL, from the coding sequence ATGAAACCAGGAATCTATGAGGAAATCATTAGTCAGAAACTACAAAGAGAGTTAACTGATACAAGTGTAGATTTTGATATCGGTCGAATGCCTTTGGATGTGGAAGAGGCAAGAAAAGTCTTATCTTCTTACATAAGCACTGTTACTAGAAAAGCTTTGAAGCATGTCCGTGAGCAAGAACAAGATGATAACCACGCATTACTTAAGCAGATTAAAACCTGTAATGAAGTGATTGACCTTCTCAGTGAAAGACTGGATGAAGAGGAGTTTGAATCTCTACGGATCGCTGAAGAAGGTGAAGTGCTGACTCATGTTTATTTAAAATTAAACACCACAAGAAGTATAAAGAAGCAGTCCATCGTTCGTCCAGTAACACCGATATCTGAGAGTTCTTTGTTCACTGGTTCCAGCTATGAGCCAAATATGCTAGGTGAGTTGAAAAAAGAAATCCTCTCTTCTGATTCGATTGACATGCTTGTTTCCTTTATTAAATGGAGCGGTCTCCGTATTATTCTGGATGAACTGAAGACCTTTACTGAAAATGGAGGAAGCCTCAGAGTTATCACCACTTCCTATATGGAGGCAACGGATTATAAAGCCATACAGGAGCTCAGCCGGCTGTCAAACACAGACATCCGAATCTCCTATGACGTGAAAAGAACGAGACTTCATGCAAAAGCCTATCATTTCAAAAGAGTAACGGGGTTCAGTACAGCTTATATCGGTTCTTCCAACCTTTCAAATCCTGCTCTCACCTCTGGTTTGGAATGGAATCTGAAAATAACAGAAAAGGATTCTTTTGATGTACTGAAAAAATGTGAAGCCACTTTTGAAAGCTACTGGAATGACCGGGAGTTTAAAGCATTTCATCATGAAAATAAGGAAGATCAAAAAACATTGAAGCTGGCCCTGGAAAAATGCACCTCTGTTGCTGAATCCGCTGTTCAATACTTGTTTGATATCCAGCCCTATTATTATCAAAAAGAGATCCTGGAGAAGCTTCACGTTGAGCGTGAGGTTCATCACCGGTATAAAAACCTTCTCGTAGCTGCTACCGGTGTTGGCAAAACGGTGATTTCTGCTTTTGATTATAAACGGTACCGTAAGTTAACCAACGGGCCTGCTAAACTATTATTTGTGGCTCATCGTGAAGAAATATTGAAACAGAGTCTCGCAACCTTTCGAACGATTTTGCGGGAAACGGACTTTGGTGACATGCTCACAGGCTCCCACCACCCTGCTTCCTTTGATCATCTCTTTGTGAGTATCCAAAGTTTAAACAGTAAAGAGCTTCACCAGCACATCACGCATGATTTTTACGATATGATCATTGTCGACGAGTTTCACCATGCAGCTGCCGACTCCTATCAAACACTGCTCACTCATTTTAAACCGGACATTCTCCTGGGACTGACCGCAACACCGGAACGGATGGATGGAAAAAGTATTCTGCCTTACTTCGATCACCATATTGCTGCTGAGATGAGGCTGACGGAAGCCATAAACCAGAAACTTTTAAGTCCTTTCCAATACTTTTGTGTAACAGACACTGTTGATATATCAGATCTCAAATGGTCAAGAGGAGGATACGACACAAAAGCTCTCGAGCACGTGTATACGTCAAATGATTTACGAAGCAGCCAGATCATCAAAAGTCTCCAGAAATATGTGACCGATGTCCGTGATGTAAAAGGAATGGGCTTTTGTGTTTCAATTACTCATGCAGAGTATATGGCTGACTTTTTCACCAAATCGGGTATCCATTCCATCGCGTTGCATGGAGGCTCAAAACATCAGGTTCGTTCAGAAGCGCAAAGGATGCTTGTATCCGGGAAAATTCATTTTATTTTCGTCATTGATTTATACAATGAAGGCGTCGACATACCGGAAATTAATACGATCCTGTTTCTCAGGCCAACCGAAAGCTTAACTGTCTTCCTTCAACAGCTAGGCCGTGGTCTTCGGCTTCATGAAGATAAAGAGTGTCTAACTGTTTTGGACTTCGTCGGACAAGCTCACCTGAACTATTCCTATGAAGAAAAGCTGCGCGCATTAATCGGTAATTCAAAGCATTCCGTTCAACACTATGTTGAGAATGGCTTTTTCAACCTACCGAAAGGCTGTTTTGTTCAACTGGAAAAGCAGGCTAAAGAATATATCCTAAGAAACATTCGCTCTTCCACAAACACGAAAGGCAATCTTATATCCAAGCTGAAGACCTTTGAACAGGATACCGGCCGGCCTGTAACACTGAATAACGTTCTTACACATTATCATCTTGACCTCTATGATTTTTATGGCGGAAATAAGGATCGAAGCTTTCTTCGACTGTCAGCTGAAGCAGAACTTATTGATGATTTTTACTATGAAAAAGAGAAGTGGCTTACAAGCCGCCTCCCCAACTTGCTTCACCTGAATTCTCAGAAGCTGCTGGCATTTTTAAGAAAGTATATTAAAGATAGACAAATAGAGAGTAAAGAACAGGAACTCATGCTCAACATGTTTTATTATTCTTTTTATCAACGTCATCCTGAAAAAGAAGGGTTCTCTTCTATTCATGAAGGAACAGAAAAAATTCTCGAACACCCGGGATTTGTTTATGAAATAGAACAGATTTTAGCTGTCCTTTATGATAATTTGGAAACAATTGAGCTGGAATCAAACTTTCAGTTCCCATGCCCGCTCCAGGTTCACAGCCAGTACTCAACAGCCCAGATCCTTGCAGGATTTGATTTTTACAGCGAGGAAAAAAGCCCGGCCTTTCGTGAAGGAGTCAAACACTTTAAAGACAAGGACTTGGACATCTTCTTCATTACGCTGAACAAATCAGAAAAGGACTTCTCCCCCTCCACTCTTTACGAGGATTATGCGATTAATGAGAAACTCTTTCACTGGCAGACACAAAGCCGGGTAAGTGAAGAAAGCCCTACCAGTCAACGATACATTCACCACCGTAAAAACGGCAGCAAAATTGCCCTGTTTGTCAGGGAATACAAAAAAGTAAAAGGAAGCATCGCGTCCCCTTTTATCTTTTTAGGAACAGCCAAGTATATCAAGCATTCAGGAAGTAAACCAATGAGTATTGTCTGGGAGCTCGACGAGGAAATGCCTGCTTATCTGGTACCGAAGGCAAATAAAAATATATTATAG
- a CDS encoding YheC/YheD family protein gives MSFTIVKAIKSSRRSLRINPILADKIGLNKKRKRIGICYGNRQYEVTMYITKKVSKEVIEIDQSSIDKLMIDTCYRYNCQYEDGKLIIGPLIGLLFTHKKRFLEKRLSNEDKKKRYDVYAKMMEKIGGVIYFFATDQINYRKKQIKGYVYNKSTSTWDEKVFPFPGVIYRKVSVSKELEKKMKGKILNSYRFNKYEFWKMLKDHDKIAKHLPETTNEITKSRLDDLLRNYDTVILKHTKKKLGYGIYLITREKDNYIVTKNLTYDSICISNDEMVEFLEKHKDNSIFQQFISLKTYENRKIDYRLIFTKDVKEKWECKGILGWLGAVGGFTIHTLVETNGRTLEEMLKIQFDYTPEQIARKKEEMIKIGKKVAVALDATEHLYMDFGLDFGLDENEKIWIFEANVHQQLLSPLYLDDYDMFEQIIECVIRYLEKKAMS, from the coding sequence ATGTCGTTTACTATTGTAAAGGCGATAAAGTCATCGAGACGCTCTCTTAGGATAAATCCTATTTTAGCTGATAAAATAGGCCTAAATAAGAAAAGAAAGAGAATAGGCATTTGTTATGGAAATCGTCAATATGAAGTAACAATGTATATAACTAAAAAGGTATCTAAGGAAGTTATTGAAATAGATCAAAGCAGTATTGATAAATTAATGATTGATACTTGCTATCGTTATAACTGCCAATATGAAGATGGTAAATTAATCATTGGTCCTTTAATAGGTCTACTATTCACTCATAAAAAAAGATTTTTAGAAAAGCGTTTATCTAATGAAGATAAGAAAAAAAGGTATGACGTCTATGCAAAAATGATGGAAAAGATAGGTGGGGTAATTTATTTTTTTGCAACGGATCAAATAAATTATCGAAAAAAACAAATAAAAGGGTATGTCTATAACAAATCTACATCTACTTGGGATGAAAAGGTTTTTCCTTTTCCGGGAGTTATTTATCGTAAGGTGTCCGTATCAAAGGAGTTAGAAAAGAAAATGAAAGGAAAGATATTAAATTCATATCGTTTTAATAAATATGAATTTTGGAAAATGTTAAAGGACCATGATAAAATAGCAAAACACTTACCTGAAACGACCAATGAGATTACAAAAAGCAGGTTAGACGATCTATTAAGAAATTATGATACAGTAATATTAAAGCATACAAAAAAGAAATTAGGATATGGAATCTACCTAATTACAAGGGAAAAAGATAACTATATCGTTACAAAAAACTTAACATATGACTCTATCTGTATATCTAATGATGAAATGGTAGAATTCTTAGAAAAACATAAGGATAATTCTATCTTTCAGCAATTTATTTCTTTAAAAACGTATGAAAATCGAAAAATTGACTATCGTTTAATATTCACAAAGGATGTAAAGGAAAAATGGGAATGTAAAGGTATTCTAGGTTGGTTAGGTGCTGTTGGAGGGTTTACCATTCATACGTTAGTTGAAACGAATGGGCGAACACTTGAAGAGATGCTTAAAATACAATTTGATTATACCCCAGAACAAATAGCAAGAAAGAAAGAGGAAATGATAAAAATTGGAAAGAAAGTTGCTGTGGCATTAGATGCAACTGAACACCTGTATATGGATTTTGGCTTAGATTTTGGGTTAGATGAAAATGAAAAGATCTGGATCTTTGAAGCAAATGTACACCAACAACTTTTGTCTCCTCTTTATCTTGATGACTATGATATGTTTGAACAAATTATAGAGTGTGTCATAAGGTATTTAGAGAAAAAAGCTATGAGCTAG
- a CDS encoding methionine ABC transporter permease — protein sequence MPDIFVQYEAQIWQAMGETFIMVGVSILAAVLLGLPVGTLLFLCRKGNLLENRVAFSTLNLLVNIIRSFPFLLLVVFLIPFTRFIIGTAIGTAAATVPLAIIAIAHYSRLVEQTLLDVPKGVLEAAVSMGASVKSVIFKFLYVEARSGLVVGLTTSTISFISYSTIMGVVGGGGIGDFAIRFGYQQFKTELMMYMIVIMVILVQTIQFTGMTIARKIDKR from the coding sequence GTGCCTGACATTTTCGTTCAATATGAAGCTCAAATATGGCAGGCCATGGGTGAAACGTTCATTATGGTGGGCGTATCCATCCTCGCCGCGGTCTTGCTTGGCTTACCGGTAGGAACGCTGTTGTTCTTATGCAGAAAAGGAAATCTTCTTGAGAACCGAGTGGCCTTTTCCACGCTAAACCTGTTGGTCAATATCATCCGGTCGTTTCCGTTTTTGCTTTTGGTCGTGTTCTTGATTCCTTTTACCCGGTTCATTATCGGAACGGCGATCGGAACAGCGGCGGCGACAGTCCCGCTGGCGATCATTGCGATTGCCCATTACTCCAGGCTCGTGGAACAAACCCTGTTGGACGTGCCAAAAGGGGTATTGGAAGCGGCCGTTTCCATGGGAGCATCGGTGAAGTCTGTGATTTTTAAGTTTTTGTACGTGGAGGCCCGCTCTGGGCTTGTGGTTGGACTGACCACGTCCACAATCAGCTTTATTTCCTACTCGACGATTATGGGTGTCGTCGGTGGCGGCGGGATCGGAGACTTTGCGATCCGCTTTGGCTATCAGCAGTTCAAAACCGAGTTAATGATGTATATGATCGTGATTATGGTTATCCTTGTACAGACCATTCAATTTACGGGGATGACTATAGCAAGAAAGATTGATAAAAGGTAA
- a CDS encoding S1C family serine protease produces the protein MGYYDNHTQSRSSKEKRSSKRTGAASFLGAVFGALLVVFSVPVLASNGFLPYDVVPKTAGNEEAVETMTESGESVPEMQGVNVAVTSEVIEAVEQVNDAVVGVVNIRQSSGGGFWERGGEGTGSGVVYKKEGDDAFIVTNQHVIDSAQEIDVTLSDGSRIPAELVGEDALTDLAVLKVDADKVDTVAEFGNSDTLRPGEPAIAIGNPLSFEGSVTLGIISAVERSIPIDTSGNGQPDWNAEVLQTDAAINPGNSGGALLNIQGQVIGINSMKIAQQSVEGIGFAIPTAIAGPVIEDLEEFGEVRRPQIGVFIRSLQEIPSFHWHDTLGLPEDVTGGVYVEGTTEGSPAADAGMREGDVIVALDGEEVKDTHDLRKFLYTEKSIGDTVEVSFYRNGEEQQVEMTLEQQIS, from the coding sequence ATGGGGTATTACGATAATCATACACAGTCCCGCAGCAGCAAGGAAAAGCGGTCTTCAAAAAGGACAGGCGCTGCTTCTTTTCTGGGGGCGGTGTTTGGCGCACTTCTCGTTGTATTTTCAGTCCCTGTTCTGGCATCCAACGGCTTTTTGCCCTACGATGTGGTGCCGAAAACAGCGGGAAATGAAGAAGCTGTGGAGACGATGACAGAGAGCGGGGAGTCCGTACCTGAAATGCAGGGCGTAAATGTAGCCGTGACTTCTGAAGTCATTGAAGCAGTTGAACAGGTAAACGATGCGGTAGTAGGTGTTGTAAACATCCGTCAGTCATCTGGCGGCGGTTTTTGGGAACGCGGCGGTGAAGGTACAGGATCAGGCGTCGTGTATAAGAAAGAAGGAGACGATGCCTTTATTGTAACCAACCAGCACGTGATCGACAGTGCACAGGAAATTGATGTGACTCTCTCTGACGGCTCGCGGATTCCTGCAGAGCTTGTTGGAGAAGATGCCCTTACAGATTTAGCTGTACTTAAAGTAGACGCAGACAAAGTAGATACAGTTGCAGAGTTTGGCAACTCTGATACATTGCGGCCGGGAGAGCCGGCTATTGCGATCGGGAACCCTCTCTCCTTTGAAGGATCGGTGACACTGGGTATTATCAGTGCCGTAGAGAGAAGTATTCCGATCGATACAAGCGGAAACGGGCAGCCGGACTGGAATGCAGAAGTGCTTCAGACCGATGCAGCCATCAACCCGGGTAACAGCGGAGGTGCCCTGTTAAACATACAGGGACAGGTGATCGGCATTAACTCTATGAAGATTGCCCAGCAGTCCGTCGAAGGAATCGGATTTGCCATTCCGACTGCGATTGCAGGTCCGGTCATTGAAGATTTAGAGGAGTTTGGAGAAGTGCGGAGACCGCAAATAGGCGTCTTTATCCGATCGCTTCAGGAGATTCCGAGCTTCCACTGGCATGATACACTGGGACTTCCTGAAGATGTGACCGGCGGTGTGTATGTAGAAGGGACAACAGAAGGGTCCCCTGCCGCTGATGCAGGTATGCGCGAGGGAGACGTGATTGTGGCCCTGGACGGGGAAGAGGTTAAGGATACCCACGACCTCCGGAAGTTCCTGTATACAGAAAAATCGATCGGCGACACAGTGGAAGTGTCGTTCTACCGTAATGGTGAAGAACAGCAGGTTGAAATGACACTGGAGCAGCAGATTTCTTAG
- a CDS encoding GNAT family N-acetyltransferase, with product MEIVIKRINYKTALILKNAYKAEGLKLRDFIGMSWLGAYDNTTLIGVVAYRRTKKGIVFKSDIVLKEYRGMGVYRKLFTERLKRIKKIKGTGSKRMYAYCTQSSLSLFLEYGFVKKRTVRRYTYVEYNNIK from the coding sequence ATGGAGATCGTGATTAAAAGAATTAACTATAAAACGGCTCTCATATTAAAAAATGCCTATAAAGCAGAAGGTCTGAAATTAAGAGATTTTATAGGAATGTCCTGGCTGGGAGCTTACGATAACACTACATTAATTGGTGTTGTTGCCTATCGCAGAACAAAGAAAGGTATTGTTTTTAAAAGTGATATAGTGCTGAAAGAATATCGGGGTATGGGTGTTTATAGAAAGTTGTTTACTGAAAGGTTGAAGAGAATAAAGAAAATAAAGGGAACTGGATCCAAAAGGATGTACGCTTATTGTACCCAAAGCAGTCTATCGCTCTTTCTGGAATATGGATTTGTAAAGAAACGTACAGTAAGACGATACACCTATGTAGAATACAATAATATAAAGTAA
- a CDS encoding MBL fold metallo-hydrolase, with protein sequence MSLRFSVLASGSTGNAIYVETDNQRVLIDAGLSGKKMEALFEKNDLDPSSLDALFITHEHSDHIKGAGIFARRYQLPIYANAKTWNAMDAMLGKLSPDQKFHFEVEDTKVFGDMDVQSFGVSHDAAEPMFFTFAHGGRKLSVITDTGYVSERMKGIVGEADAYVFESNHDMNMLRMGRYPWSVKRRILSDLGHVSNEDAAHAMADILDTNDKPTSIYLAHLSKDNNMKDLARMTVKQTLEERGYQEGGKSLKLYDTDPDRPTALTTV encoded by the coding sequence ATGAGCTTACGATTCAGTGTGTTGGCCAGTGGAAGCACAGGCAACGCAATTTATGTTGAAACGGACAATCAGCGTGTGCTTATTGATGCAGGTTTGAGCGGGAAGAAGATGGAAGCGTTATTTGAAAAGAATGACCTTGATCCGTCTTCCCTTGACGCTCTGTTCATCACTCATGAGCACAGCGATCATATTAAAGGTGCCGGTATTTTTGCCAGGCGCTATCAGCTTCCCATCTATGCGAACGCAAAAACGTGGAACGCCATGGATGCCATGCTCGGAAAGCTTTCACCGGATCAGAAGTTTCATTTTGAAGTGGAAGATACGAAAGTATTCGGCGACATGGATGTTCAATCCTTCGGTGTTTCCCACGATGCGGCAGAGCCGATGTTCTTTACCTTTGCCCACGGCGGACGGAAGCTGTCGGTCATCACCGACACCGGCTATGTGAGTGAGCGGATGAAAGGGATTGTGGGCGAAGCCGATGCATATGTGTTTGAGTCCAATCATGATATGAACATGCTGCGTATGGGACGGTATCCGTGGAGTGTGAAGCGCCGGATTCTGAGTGATCTCGGTCACGTATCGAACGAGGATGCAGCACATGCCATGGCGGATATTCTTGATACGAACGATAAACCGACGAGCATCTACCTTGCGCACCTGAGTAAAGACAATAACATGAAAGACCTTGCCCGTATGACGGTAAAACAGACGCTGGAGGAAAGAGGCTACCAGGAAGGAGGGAAGTCATTAAAGCTCTATGACACCGATCCTGACCGCCCTACAGCACTGACGACCGTCTAA
- a CDS encoding CxxH/CxxC protein codes for MMYFSCSEHIDMAIEDIVDYYALPPKIDKLTEEEQLSTACKYCDSKALYRIDK; via the coding sequence ATGATGTATTTCAGCTGCAGTGAGCACATAGATATGGCAATCGAGGATATTGTCGATTATTACGCTCTTCCACCAAAAATCGACAAACTCACAGAGGAAGAACAGTTGTCCACAGCTTGCAAATACTGTGATAGCAAGGCTTTGTACCGAATCGACAAATAA
- the rlmH gene encoding 23S rRNA (pseudouridine(1915)-N(3))-methyltransferase RlmH — translation MNITIVTVGKLKEKYLKQGIAEYTKRLSAYANVQVVEVPDEKAPENMSEADMQIVKEKEGARILGKISPDTHVIALAIEGQKWTSERLAKEMDNLATYGKSKVAFVIGGSVGLSNEVLQRANGKLSFSDMTFPHQLMRLILVEQVYRAFKINRGEPYHK, via the coding sequence GTGAATATCACCATCGTAACCGTCGGAAAACTAAAAGAGAAGTACTTAAAACAGGGAATTGCCGAATACACCAAACGCCTGTCGGCTTATGCGAACGTTCAGGTTGTGGAAGTTCCTGACGAGAAAGCACCTGAAAACATGAGCGAAGCAGACATGCAGATCGTCAAAGAAAAAGAGGGAGCGCGGATCTTAGGGAAAATCAGCCCCGACACCCACGTAATCGCCCTGGCGATCGAAGGACAGAAATGGACGTCGGAGCGCCTCGCCAAAGAAATGGATAACCTGGCCACCTACGGCAAAAGCAAAGTCGCCTTTGTGATCGGCGGATCAGTCGGTCTGAGTAATGAGGTCTTGCAGCGTGCGAACGGGAAGCTGTCGTTTTCAGATATGACATTCCCGCATCAATTGATGAGGTTGATTTTAGTGGAGCAGGTGTATCGGGCGTTTAAGATTAATCGGGGGGAACCGTATCATAAGTAG
- a CDS encoding SET domain-containing protein encodes MIHPDTELRYVNDEIGFGVFATKFIPKGTIVWALDDLDQVLDPSFVESLDYQRRNQVKKYSYRDHKGRYILSWDLGQFVNHSFKANCISTPYDSEIAIKDIEPGTQLTDEYGCLNLEEPFACLPEKGVERTYVCKDDLLEYYKEWDQLLLDAYQFVDKVEQPLGFLIPSEDKKKMKLAAEQKEVIESIKSLYFEDKP; translated from the coding sequence ATGATTCATCCAGACACTGAGCTTCGCTATGTAAATGATGAAATAGGGTTTGGAGTGTTTGCGACAAAGTTCATTCCAAAGGGAACAATAGTATGGGCACTAGATGATTTAGACCAAGTGCTCGATCCTTCCTTCGTTGAGAGTCTTGATTATCAAAGGAGAAATCAGGTAAAAAAATATTCGTATCGAGATCATAAAGGAAGATACATTCTTAGCTGGGATTTAGGACAATTTGTAAATCACAGCTTCAAAGCGAATTGTATAAGTACGCCTTATGATTCGGAAATTGCCATCAAAGACATCGAACCAGGGACACAGTTAACGGACGAGTATGGCTGTTTGAATTTAGAGGAGCCATTTGCATGTCTACCTGAAAAAGGAGTGGAGAGAACTTACGTATGTAAGGACGACTTACTCGAGTATTACAAAGAATGGGACCAATTGCTTTTAGATGCTTATCAATTTGTTGACAAAGTTGAACAGCCGCTTGGTTTCCTGATTCCAAGCGAGGATAAAAAGAAAATGAAACTTGCTGCAGAACAGAAAGAAGTAATTGAGTCAATAAAATCTCTTTACTTTGAAGACAAACCATAG
- a CDS encoding methionine ABC transporter ATP-binding protein, with protein sequence MIQLHHVNKRFEQFEAIKDVSLTIDKGEIYGIIGASGAGKSTLLRLINLLEVPDSGAVEVNGRDLTKLRGKKLRDARKSIGMIFQGFNLVANKTVYENIAVSLELSNYPRKERRSRVEECLRFVGLEDFMKKYPAQLSGGQKQRVAIARALANKPEFLLCDEPTSSLDPNTTAEVLKVLEDVNKRLGVTIVIVSHEMDVIKSLCTQVTVMANGEVYETVRTKPKGIQHIDNNPKYFVDQLAKDGEVDRA encoded by the coding sequence ATGATTCAATTGCATCACGTAAATAAACGGTTTGAACAGTTTGAAGCGATCAAAGACGTGTCGCTTACGATCGATAAAGGCGAGATATACGGTATTATCGGCGCGAGTGGGGCGGGGAAGTCGACGCTCCTTCGGTTAATCAATCTGCTGGAGGTTCCGGACTCGGGAGCGGTGGAAGTGAACGGTCGGGATTTGACCAAACTTCGCGGGAAGAAGCTTCGTGACGCCCGGAAATCGATTGGAATGATCTTTCAAGGGTTTAACCTGGTAGCCAATAAAACGGTCTATGAAAACATCGCTGTGTCACTTGAGCTCTCCAACTACCCGCGAAAAGAACGGCGGAGCAGGGTGGAGGAGTGTCTTCGCTTTGTCGGGCTTGAGGACTTTATGAAAAAGTACCCGGCCCAGTTAAGCGGAGGACAAAAGCAGCGTGTGGCCATTGCTCGGGCACTGGCGAACAAGCCCGAGTTTTTGTTGTGCGATGAGCCAACGTCGTCACTGGACCCGAATACGACGGCTGAAGTGCTCAAAGTACTGGAAGACGTGAACAAGCGGCTTGGTGTAACGATTGTGATTGTGAGTCACGAGATGGACGTGATTAAAAGCTTATGCACGCAAGTGACCGTCATGGCGAACGGGGAAGTGTATGAGACGGTGAGAACAAAGCCCAAAGGCATCCAGCATATCGACAACAATCCAAAGTACTTCGTAGACCAGCTCGCCAAGGATGGAGAAGTGGACCGTGCCTGA
- a CDS encoding MetQ/NlpA family ABC transporter substrate-binding protein translates to MKKLFLLMTMSVFFLAACGGQENEGNDTEEAQDEPEEEVTLTVATLIPPMTEILELVEPMLAEEGIELEIEVLGDNVQPNTALANEEVDANFFQHVPYMEEYNLNNDANLVGIEEIYFANYGVYSEQYDEVDDIPEGSVIAIANDVSNIDRSLAILDQHGVIELQEKTGNYYTKEDIIDNPNDYEFEEVDLLMLARTYDDADAVVMTPAYAAPLGLTPKSDALLTEGTDNEFAITLVAREDNADSEAIQKLAEAMTSDEVREFLEENYDETAIPAF, encoded by the coding sequence ATGAAAAAGCTATTTTTACTCATGACGATGAGTGTGTTCTTTTTGGCTGCTTGTGGTGGTCAGGAAAATGAAGGAAACGATACAGAAGAAGCGCAGGACGAGCCCGAAGAAGAAGTGACATTAACGGTGGCTACTTTGATCCCGCCAATGACTGAAATTCTTGAGCTTGTTGAGCCAATGCTGGCAGAAGAAGGCATTGAGCTTGAAATTGAAGTGCTGGGGGACAATGTCCAGCCAAACACGGCTCTGGCGAATGAAGAAGTGGATGCGAACTTCTTTCAGCACGTCCCTTACATGGAAGAATACAACCTAAACAACGATGCAAACCTAGTCGGCATTGAAGAGATTTATTTTGCCAACTACGGGGTGTATTCCGAGCAGTATGATGAGGTCGATGACATTCCGGAAGGCTCTGTTATTGCGATTGCCAATGACGTATCAAACATCGACCGTTCACTGGCTATTCTTGATCAGCACGGAGTGATTGAGTTGCAGGAGAAAACAGGTAACTATTACACGAAAGAAGATATCATCGATAACCCGAACGACTATGAGTTTGAAGAAGTCGATCTTCTGATGCTGGCGAGAACGTACGATGATGCCGATGCTGTTGTCATGACACCGGCCTATGCGGCACCTCTCGGGCTTACTCCAAAAAGCGATGCCCTTCTCACTGAAGGAACCGATAACGAGTTTGCGATTACTCTGGTGGCCCGTGAAGACAATGCGGACTCCGAGGCCATTCAAAAGCTGGCTGAAGCCATGACAAGTGATGAAGTACGTGAATTTTTAGAAGAAAACTACGATGAGACTGCCATTCCGGCGTTCTGA